GAATCGATGGGTTAGGTTTGCAGTACAAATGGGTGCTGAAACTCTGTATCTTGGATTACAATGTAAGAAACATCGGCGCCTACATGTTTCTAAGACCGCGCAAGTAAAGTATGTCTTAGAGAAAGACATATTCGGGGGCGGTAGACAGAATAATGTAAAGCATTTGCACTTAGTTGATTGCTGCATAGGAAAAAGCATAAGCCAGCAATTCAGTTACTTGGAAACTCTTGTCATGGATCGTTCGCCTCTAGCCCTATATGATCTGCAAAGCGTGTTTTCTTGTTTGCTGAACCTTAGAACTCTAATGTTCGTAAAATGTGATCTTCCTGTCATGTTATGCTTTGCTTCTTTACTTGATCTGAGGGACCTCCGATTCATGGGATGCTCTGGAATCAAAGGTATCAAATTGTCTAATGCCAGGCTTGATGGTCTTGTATGTATCGATTGTAAAAGCCTTATATTGGATTTCAGTGGGGCTCCAGTGTTGAGTAACTTGGTCTATTTTAGTAACAACCATGTACAAATTCTCCAAATTGCTTCTCAAATTTGTGAATTATCCAACATGACACCAAGTTGACGCGTATCTATGTTCGATCTAGAATTAACTGGGTATGCGTATACATAACATatactatatatttatatttgtcatatagaaaattaattttgctTGTAAGTGAGTCTTTTGGTTCTTCGTGTAGGGTTATTTATTTCTAGTGCCAGAGAGGATGCTTATCTTCAGCAATGTGTTACAACTAAAGCTTGAGCTAACGTGCGAAACAGAGTTTGATATATGGAAAATGATTTCCATTCTTAGAGCCTGTCCTCGTTTGAGAGTATTGATTAGCAGTAAGTCTATTCTGAATTATTATGTaactaggtcgatgcccgcgcgTTGCGCGGAGAATCaatagtttgaatttttttttaataattaattttttaaaattttaaaatttatatcatgaaaaatattttttttgagtcTTATTTAGTTTAGTAGTTGAATGAGTTAACATAAAATATACTTTAAagctaaatttattaattatatatatttataataaaatatcttGATTGGTTTTAACAAATTCTTTATGTTATTCaacttattaatataataaaattttataatttattaaaataatacaattaaatttattgattgGATTTAATATAACTCTTCATATTCAATAACTataagtattattattattatattaaagctctttaaatttcataatttaatttaatttaaaataaattatattttatgattaaTGAATTTGAAgaggttttttaaaaatatggaaagtttatagatttttaaaaaatcttcaaaaattatataatttaaaataaaatttatagattaatTTGTTAGTTTTTATGATTAATGAATTTGAAGAGGGTTTTTCATATCAATGCTTATAACTTATGTTAGtttaaactttatttaatttgatttttttaatacatttatttCACTATTAATAAAATGAATAATATCTCTTTAAAACTATTgataatgaaacaaattaacTATTGTAAGTTTTAActtatcatatttttataacttaaaaatattaatagtaactattaattaaatgtttataatgttaAATGAATAATTGCCACTTGTTAAAATTCTAATGTGCCGCTTGGCATGTTTTTGTTCATTCTCTCTAAATGGctcaaaattataatatagtataaataaatttaaagaggatattttttaattaatgtttatCAGTTATACAATGTGAAAAgtattatcatatattttttttatgataaatgacttaaagttttttttattaatgtttataaGTTACGGAATGTGAtaattattatcatttattttcatgataaatgaatttaaagatatttttattaatgtttatagGTTATAGAATTCGAAAAGttctattatattattaatatttataaattataaaatgcttTAAGAAATAAGAacataattaaagagaaaaccacatgttaaaattttaatgttcCACTTGGCAAGTTTTTGTTAATTCTCTCTAAATGGCTCAAGCTAGattataatatagtatgatGATATGATTTAAGCATGACATTGGCATATGACATATGACGATTTtgtgaaatataattttttagtgGTTTGtgataattaattatcaattattaTGTACTTTAAGCATGACATTGgcatataaaattatgattttatgaaatataattaattcatttaatCTATTGATGTTATTGCAGTTTGTTTGCATAGAAGATGTAAATGAAGAAGATTTTCCACTTGGAGATTATTTTCCAGAGCATTTGGAGTATGTTAAAATTAGTGGATTCATGGATACATTTCAACTGTTCAGATTTGCCGTGTATTTGTTGAACCATGCTTCCAAGCTTAAGCAATTAGTCATCCAGCGATCGCCTTTCCGATTCGATACCAAAAAACAGCATTCTCGACATAAAGCACAGTGTCGATCTATCTATAAATGCCTTTCCGCCTTTTTCTAGAGATGTAAAGTTGATTGTCCGATGAAACATTCATCAATTTGTTTGTTCATTTTAGCATCTATTCGGAGTTTAATAATCTAAAAGCTGCTGAATATTAGATTAATTTTGGAATCAAATCATTAGAGTTTGATCTCGGATGGAACACTGTGTAATTATGTATAagtataagttaaaattaaatgttttttctattttgagGTTTCCTATTGTCTACAAGTGTTAGTATTTGAATTGGTATCAAATATTATTACACAGTGAGAGTTCTATTCTCTCAAGGTTTCTTATATATTTAGCTATTTGCTGTCTCAAAAGCAATCTAATCTGTCCATTATTGGCATAATAATGCGTCGCCGCAAATCATCGAAAACTTGTTCAACTTCATCGAACAAGGTACGTACGCAAAGTCAATTTTTGTCTCCAATGCTTGTATATTGTTCCTATAAGGATGCACTGCTGTGGAATGTTAGAATGGATATGcggattaggttttaattttataatccaGTTGCGATTTGAATGAACGGGTGAGTCGGagtataaataaatcaaatttatgaATACATGTCAATCCAATTACTTGGGGTGACCATATCGGTCGGTTTGATTCGGTTGGAAATCAAGCAAAACCGACCAACCAAAGTTTGGAAAATATCAGTTCGGTTGGTTAAaaccaattatttttatttttatattaaaattaatacaagcattaaataataatagtgTCTAATAACTTTTCATatgtttattaatatatttatatattgtataaaattaattaacttatatataaacaaaaattaaggaACAAAGAtaataggccaaatgttgtaaaaaggccaaacatttcacaaaagtttcacaaaagtcctgacctttcaattttatcgattttggccaaaaattgattatttggtttcacgaAAGTCCTGacatttcaattttgtcgattttgaccaaaaatggattatttggtttcacaaaagtcctaaacttttaatatttggcatgccacataggcgtcacataggctccacataggcaaattgaaatcaaattgagagttggccacaattgaaaccaaataatttgtttttggccaaaatcgacaaaattgaaaggtcaggacttttgtgaaaattttatgaaaggtttggcctttttaagacatttggccaagataatatatattttagaaaaatatatttttttatgttttagttaggttttttcagttttttcggTTTTAAAGTGTCCAAACCAGaccaaaaaccgaacaccaAATTTATCTAAATAGAAACTGGACCAGACCATTTTTACCGAATATCCGAACCAAATTATGAACTTCGATTTGGCTCCGGCTCACCCCTGCCTGTTCATTGATAGTTTATGCAAAAAGTGCCATTGCTGGACTGATTTTTATCCAATCTGAATTGCTACCACTCTAATAATTTGCAAAATAAGAGAGTTAAGCATCCCAGTATTTGGCAAAGATCAATTTGTTTGTTCATGGTATGCGAGTTTTGATTTACTCAGAGTAGAGTATGGTAGTAGTGTATGGAGAGGAGAGGATTTTCAATAAGTTGTACGAACTTATGAATTTAAAAGATCTTTAGTTTGGTCGATGTCTTTCCGTAATCCTTTTCTAGGAGAAATCCGTTTAGGCGAGTTAGTATTACTCATTATTGTCCTCCATTATTTTCTATATTCTGAATCGTGTTGCAAATACAGGATGCAAGTGACTGTAACACAGCAAGAGATCTTATCAGTAACTTACCCGATGAAATTCTTAGTGACATTCTCTCAAAATTGCCACTGAGAGAAGCTGTAAGAACGAATGTTCTATCACATAGATGGAGGCATGTTTCAGCATTCCCAACTGATCTAACGTTTGACCAGTTTAACATGTTGGATGACGATGATCAAGACCATGAAAAACACTTTCATACCTTCTATGAAAACAGATTTATAAGAAGAGTTGATAAG
This region of Mercurialis annua linkage group LG1-X, ddMerAnnu1.2, whole genome shotgun sequence genomic DNA includes:
- the LOC126681393 gene encoding uncharacterized protein LOC126681393 → MDNKLISSKGCGTSYNCLTCHLLCIVQLIFSDSCLQYWFIIIADEISNSSEQFILLNTVFNIAKAVDFWRNPANHSFTVYVRIIRNNYLLTHLQWKLSNLCIVIMPRCKSSNPCSTSSNKENSFHMGYTRRESSLETDHEQHFCTDNVYIFVRGINQFLEFFKGKKISSFKLCYCLVHSVTDDMNRWVRFAVQMGAETLYLGLQCKKHRRLHVSKTAQVKYVLEKDIFGGGRQNNVKHLHLVDCCIGKSISQQFSYLETLVMDRSPLALYDLQSVFSCLLNLRTLMFVKCDLPVMLCFASLLDLRDLRFMGCSGIKGIKLSNARLDGLVCIDCKSLILDFSGAPVLSNLVYFSNNHVQILQIASQICELSNMTPS